The Streptomyces sp. HUAS MG91 sequence CGTTCCGTTTCACGCTTCCGGCGGCCGGGGGCTGAGGGTACGGACTGTGGCCTGACAGACTCTCCGGGGCCGCCGGATCCCAGACACGAAGAGATCACAAGAGCGGCAAAACGTCCGTCCGTCGCCCCGGGTGTCGTCACGATCCAAGAATGCTCGAACTCGGGGGGCGTCGGCAGCGGCGCAGATGGGTCATCATCGCTGTCCTATGCGGCACGATCGTCGCGGCGAGCGCTGCCTATGCGGTGCGACAGATCGCGCACGGCGGTCTGGAACCCGGGGACACCGCCGGTCTGCTCAGCCTGCCTCTCGGCGCGGCCGGTCTGGTGGCCGCGGTGGTGGCGCTGCGCAAACCCGTTGCGGGCAACGACGGCGAACAGGCCCGCGGTTGGGCGATCACGCTGGCGCGGCAGGTGCAGGACGGCGAGAGCCGGGTGTGGCGGCAACTGCTCGGCGACGACACACGACGCATCAATCTCCGCTACGTCCTGGAACCGGACGGCAGCCGAGTCGCCGAAGCGCCCGTCACCGGGCAGGTGTTCGCCGAGGCCCAGGGGCCGACGGCCGTTCCGGACGTCCTGGAGTACTACCGCACCACCCGCCCCAAGCGACTGGCGATCACCGGCGAGGCCGGAGCCGGCAAGACCGTCCTGGCTCTGGAACTGCTGCTCGCGCTCCTCGAGGACCGCAAGGACGATGACCCGGTTCCCGTACGTGTTCCGCTGACTCTGTGGGACACCGACCGGCAATCGCTGTCAGACCTGATGGCGCAGCGTCTCGTCGATGCCTATGACTGGCCGCCGCGCATGGCGGCCTCACTCGTCGAGCACGGGCGGGTCATCCCCGTACTCGACGGCTTGGACGAAATGGACCCGCTGCTTCCCACGGGCGCTCCGGATCCGCACGCGCCACGCGCCGGCGCGGTCCTGGAAGCGCTCAACGCCTACCAGCAGGGGCGTCACGGCGGCCCGTTCATCCTGACCAGCCGTCTCGACCACTACAACGCTCTCACCGCCGGTACCCGTCTCCTGGACGCCGCTCGGGTCACCATCGCGCCCGTCGGCATCACCCACGCCCGGACATATCTCGCCGATCGCGCCCTCGACCTGCCGCGTTGGCAGCCCCTGCTCGACCACCTGGCCACCCGTCCCACCAGCGCGCTGACCACCATGCTGTCCACGCCATGGCGGCTCTGTCTCGTCGCCACCGTGTACCACCGGGCCGGCGGCCCCGACG is a genomic window containing:
- a CDS encoding NACHT domain-containing protein produces the protein MLELGGRRQRRRWVIIAVLCGTIVAASAAYAVRQIAHGGLEPGDTAGLLSLPLGAAGLVAAVVALRKPVAGNDGEQARGWAITLARQVQDGESRVWRQLLGDDTRRINLRYVLEPDGSRVAEAPVTGQVFAEAQGPTAVPDVLEYYRTTRPKRLAITGEAGAGKTVLALELLLALLEDRKDDDPVPVRVPLTLWDTDRQSLSDLMAQRLVDAYDWPPRMAASLVEHGRVIPVLDGLDEMDPLLPTGAPDPHAPRAGAVLEALNAYQQGRHGGPFILTSRLDHYNALTAGTRLLDAARVTIAPVGITHARTYLADRALDLPRWQPLLDHLATRPTSALTTMLSTPWRLCLVATVYHRAGGPDELLAFTDASALEEHLLARYLPATTAVARGAQRYSPRDVHLWLHHLAVHLSTEGPSGQAGDEATDISLLRLWPFVGRTRVLRAEALLNATITLLPLPLAWTTPRPGLLALIIGIFSLVTSLGTLFTHAQPAAQHLDWHLTVMKLLYITTAPCIGLLVGLLFGGPIALGLGVTFGLFLGVIAAITGEPSRAATPRGVLRGEILYAVAYATVTGVTFGSAIGLAYGTSYGVAIGIWIAFSTFWTNGTPATRRYLVFLLCSFRRLPFRLARFLDWAASAGLLRYSGPAYQYRHRELQRWLAAHSAPPPSVPTHL